From the genome of Ciona intestinalis unplaced genomic scaffold, KH HT001112.1, whole genome shotgun sequence:
AGCCTTTGGTGTACTTTTGGAtcagatttattttaaagaaccTCACCATAGCCGGTTTACTTTAGATTAAAATTCCAATAAAGTACTccgtttaatataatataaggATTATTATAATTGTATACGATgaccatttaaaaacaaagccaTTTCTTCTATAACTTTTAGTTTCACGTCGTTATAGCCTTTTAATACAGACGGGATAATTGTAAGCATACTTTGAATAATGTTAACGGATGTGAGGTCTGTAATAACCGCTACGCGTTCAGACCATTTTTAATTGAtctattatgtcgtaacaaTAGGAATATAGTAAGGAAAGACTGCCCATAGATTGCTCATAATAAGATAACAGATTATGGTAAGCAGGTCGCATACGGCTACGTTGGTTTGGCGGTTcaactattttaatataaaatttaaatacgcAATGCTTTGTAAACTAACCGAAGTACAGTTATATTCATACAGTTTAGTGGTTAACCCAAATATACAatctgttttaacaattataagAACATTTTGAACTGTTGTTAAAAGGAACGAGTAAATATGTCTTAACGAGTAAATATGTTGTTAAAAGGTCTTTAAATATGtcttatacaaacaaaacatacgtTGAAAGTGAGGGGACATATCACTACGTATCACCGACAACTGTAAATTACACAACAGCTCGATCGATATGCAAGGATGACTTTCAATCCCAACTTGCTGTGCTTAATACACAACAACTGTTTGATAAAGCAAAGTCTTTAAATGGGGCTGGAACGTTTTACATTGGGTTGCATCGACCGAACAACGCAGCAACGTACCAGTGGCTGGATGGAAGCGCATTCGACCCATCTTTGATAAACGGGCCAAGTATAACGAACGGAAACGCCCCTGGCTGTCGAGGAGTGGTGATGCAGAAACTAGGTCAAAGTAATCCCGTGGATTTAATTGCATACGAATGTAATTCCGGTCAGAATGTTCTCTGTTTCACTCCCGCCCCAATAACAACAGGAACACAAGAAGCAACGACGAGTCAATCATTGGGCTTTACAATCAGCTACGACACAACGACAACAACACAAGAAGCAACAATAACAACTAAACAAGAAGCAACAACGAGTGAAGCATTTTCTACAACCAGCTACGACACAACGACAACTACACAGTCCCCTACAGCCAACACAGTGCTTACCAAGGTACAACCGACCACTCAACTCTACAATTCAACGCAGACGACAACCACGGGGttaacaaacacacaaagCGCCAACGCTGGTGGTCTGCAACTTGGTATCGTTGTGGGGATTCCTCTGGGTGTGGTGTTTTTTCTAGTTTTGCTTATAGCTTTCATAGTTTGGTTGAAACGTCGCGGTGGCGATAAAAGCAACGAAGCAGATGTGAGCTCGAACGCAAATAAACGCCAAGTTCGTCCAACGGCCACATATGACGTAGTTAGCAACGACTGTAACGTAGGAATCGACCATAGGTACGAGACAATACTTCCGGTTGATGAAAGAGGGTACATTGATctcggtgacgtcacaagaaaCGCGGGAGAACGCGATGCAACGCGACAAATCATGAACAATACAGGTGAGGAAGGGTTATGGTTTGACAAATCATGAACAATACAAGTGAGGAGGGGTTATGGTttgaattaaaccaaaattCGAATGCAGCTTATATAAAACATGTagttaatgttatttacatCACAGAGTCGGAGTATTGCAGGATGGACCCACTGAGACCTGCGGAAACAAATAATCCGTACCTTGTACCATTACCAGCACCATGAAAGATATAACTTGGACGCATGTGTCGCAGAATTCGcttaaaaacatgaaactGTCCATGACTTTAAAAATTATCCACAACGTGTAATGTAACGTATATATGCCAACTTATAAAAAGCGAATGTCTTGCATGTTAAACAGGTGGAAGATACGATTTCCCACTCATaccctgttttatacacccttGTTATAGTGTTGTATAGTGTTTAGTTGATAAATTCTTgcgtttttgtattttttacttcCGTGTAGTTTTGATCCTTTCGCGTGTCGTACTTCCCGTCGTTTCGCTTTTTGTAAACTATTTCCTTTTGTATATTACTGTAACGGaggaaacaaataaagatatatatatggtacttGTTACAACTAAGGCCCTCGCGTGCTTCGCCGGTAAGCCAGCAATATCTAAAACAGAGTAATACGCAGTCATCCTCGCTTACATTTAATCAAATCGCCCTGTTACGCTTTGGTGTTATATGTGTTATATTCTGTGACTTGATTCGTATAATGCTTGGACATGCGTCTTGTAGACATACGTGTCACCGAAGCGTAATAGATTTGATTGGTTGAAATGATGAACGCCTGGGTACCAGcctgtattttaaactatttgtcGTAGGAATGAACCAGCATGGAAGATAATCATTACATGAACGATAATACACCTACTGACCCCTCTATGTAACATTCGGGTTGAGTTTAAGTTTTGTTGGATTTTACAATACcgctatgacgtaacacacgAATAAACGCGAGTGACACCGGATGTGAGGTATAAGAACCGCTGCACGTGGGAGGGATTTTTAATTGAtctattatgtcgtaacaaTAGGAATATAGCAAGGAAAGACCGCATAGATTGCTCATAATAAGATAACAGATTATGGTAAGCAGGTCGCATACGACTACGTTGGTTTGGCGGTTCAACTATTTTAATATGAAATTTGAATACGCAAAGTTGTGTAAACGTGGATATTCATATCAGCATGAGGTGGTATCTTGTGTTTATAAACTAAAGTGAAGCTATAAGCGTTCAGTGAAAGGATAGATTCAAGTAGAATCTAAACCGAGGTAAAGTTCGATTTATTCGCGTGTCGAGATTGTTTCACCCGCGTTTTCTTATTGACGTGTTCAGGTTTCGAGTCATTTCTGTGTTTATTAGGTAATATGTtttctatataaaataacCCGTTTACTTTTAGGACTACAGTTGGACTTTTTAGTGGATCgccaaaaatatatagtttgcTAATATGTCTTATCAAAACAAGACCTACATTGAAAGTGAGGGGACATATCACTACGTCACAGCAGCAGGCGCCAACTACTCTAAAGCAAAATCGATATGTAAGAATAACTTTCAATCCAAACTTGCTGTGCTTAATACTCAACAACTGTTTGATAAAGCGAAGTCTTTAATTGACACTGGAACATTTTTCATTGGGTTGCATAAACCGAATAACAGTGTACCATATCAGTGGC
Proteins encoded in this window:
- the LOC113475646 gene encoding uncharacterized protein LOC113475646: MSYTNKTYVESEGTYHYVSPTTVNYTTARSICKDDFQSQLAVLNTQQLFDKAKSLNGAGTFYIGLHRPNNAATYQWLDGSAFDPSLINGPSITNGNAPGCRGVVMQKLGQSNPVDLIAYECNSGQNVLCFTPAPITTGTQEATTSQSLGFTISYDTTTTTQEATITTKQEATTSEAFSTTSYDTTTTTQSPTANTVLTKVQPTTQLYNSTQTTTTGLTNTQSANAGGLQLGIVVGIPLGVVFFLVLLIAFIVWLKRRGGDKSNEADVSSNANKRQVRPTATYDVVSNDCNVGIDHRYETILPVDERGYIDLGDVTRNAGERDATRQIMNNTESEYCRMDPLRPAETNNPYLVPLPAP